The Acomys russatus chromosome 3, mAcoRus1.1, whole genome shotgun sequence genome has a window encoding:
- the Myh7 gene encoding LOW QUALITY PROTEIN: myosin-7 (The sequence of the model RefSeq protein was modified relative to this genomic sequence to represent the inferred CDS: inserted 1 base in 1 codon) codes for MADAEMAAFGAAAPFLRKSEKERLEAQTRPFDLKKDVFVPDDKEEFVKAKIVSREGGKVTAETENGKTVTVKEDQVMQQNPPKFDKIEDMAMLTFLHEPAVLYNLKERYASWMIYTYSGLFCVTVNPYKWLPVYNAEVVAAYRGKKRSEAPPHIFSISDNAYQYMLTDRENQSILITGESGAGKTVNTKRVIQYFAVIAAIGDRSKKDQTPGKGTLEDQIIQANPALEAFGNAKTVRNDNSSRFGKFIRIHFGATGKLASADIETYLLEKSRVIFQLKAERDYHIFYQILSNKKPELLDMLLITNNPYDYAFISQGETTVASIDDSEELMATDSAFDVLGFTPEEKNSIYKLTGAIMHFGNMKFKQKQREEQAEPDGTEEADKSAYLMGLNSADLLKGLCHPRVKVGNEYVTKGQNVQQVSYAIGALAKSVYEKMFNWMVTRINATLETKQPRQYFIGVLDIAGFEIFDFNSFEQLCINFTNEKLQQFFNHHMFVLEQEEYKKEGIEWTFIDFGMDLQACIDLIEKPMGIMSILEEECMFPKATDMTFKAKLYDNHLGKSNNFQKPRNIKGKQEAHFSLIHYAGTVDYNILGWLQKNKDPLNETVVGLYQKSSLKLLSNLFANYAGADAPVDKGKGKAKKGSSFQTVSALHRENLNKLMTNLRSTHPHFVRCIIPNETKSPGVMDNPLVMHQLRCNGVLEGIRICRKGFPNRILYGDFRQRYRILNPAAIPEGQFIDSRKGAEKLLGSLDIDHNQYKFGHTKVFFKAGLLGLLEEMRDERLSRIITRIQAQSRGVLSRMEFKKLLERRDSLLIIQWNIRAFMGVKNWPWMKLYFKIKPLLKSAETEKEMATMKEEFGRVKEALEKSEARRKELEEKMVSLLQEKNDLQLQVQAEQDNLADAEERCDQLIKNKIQLEAKVKEMTERLEDEEEMNAELTAKKRKLEDECSELKRDIDDLELTLAKVEKEKHATENKVKNLTEEMAGLDEIIVKLTKEKKALQEAHQQALDDLQAEEDKVNTLTKAKVKLEQQVDDLEGSLEQEKKVRMDLERAKRKLEGDLKLTQESIMDLENDKQQLDERLKKKDFELNALNARIEDEQALGSQLQKKLKELQARIEELEEELEAERTARAKVEKLRSDLSRELEEISERLEEAGGATSVQIEMNKKREAEFQKMRRDLEEATLQHEATAAALRKKHADSVAELGEQIDNLQRVKQKLEKEKSEFKLELDDVTSNMEQIIKAKANLEKMCRTLEDQMNEHRSKAEETQRSVNDLTSQRAKLQTENGELSRQLDEKEALISQLTRGKLTYTQQLEDLKRQLEEEVKAKNALAHALQSARHDCDLLREQYEEETEAKAELQRVLSKANSEVAQWRTKYETDAIQRTEELEEAKKKLAQRLQDAEEAVEAVNAKCSSLEKTKHRLQNEIEDLMVDVERSNAAAAALDKKQRNFDKILAEWKQKYEESQSELESSQKEARSLSTELFKLKNAYEESLEHLETFKRENKNLQEEISDLTEQLGSTGKSIHELEKIRKQLEAEKLELQSALEEAEASLEHEEGKILRAQLEFNQIKAEMERKLAEKDEEMEQAKRNHLRVVDSLQTSLDAETRSRNEALRVKKKMEGDLNEMEIQLSHANRMAAEAQKQVKSLQSLLKDTQIQLDDAVRANDDLKENIAIVERRNNLLQAELEELRAVVEQTERSRKLAEQELIETSERVQLLHSQNTSLINQKKKMEADLSQLQTEVEEAVQECRNAEEKAKKAITDAAMMAEELKKEQDTSAHLERMKKNMEQTIKDLQHRLDEAEQDRLXGGKKQLQKLEARVRELENELEAEQKRNAESVKGMRKSERRIKELTYQTEEDRKNLLRLQDLVDKLQLKVKAYKRQAEEAEEQANTNLSKFRKVQHELDEAEERADIAESQVNKLRAKSRDIGAKGLNEE; via the exons ATGGCGGATGCAGAGATGGCGGCGTTTGGGGCTGCAGCCCCCTTCCTGCGCAAGTCTGAGAAGGAGCGGCTGGAGGCGCAGACCAGGCCCTTCGACCTCAAGAAAGATGTTTTTGTGCCTGATGACAAAGAGGAGTTTGTCAAGGCCAAGATTGTGTCTCGAGAGGGTGGCAAAGTCACCGCTGAGACAGAGAACGGCAAG ACGGTGACCGTGAAGGAGGACCAGGTGATGCAGCAGAACCCACCCAAGTTTGACAAGATCGAGGACATGGCCATGCTGACCTTTCTGCACGAGCCGGCCGTGCTCTACAACCTCAAGGAACGCTATGCTTCCTGGATGATCTAC ACGTACTCGGGCCTCTTCTGCGTCACCGTCAACCCCTATAAGTGGCTGCCAGTGTACAATGCTGAAGTGGTGGCTGCCTACCGGGGCAAGAAGAGGAGCGAGGCCCCACCCCACATCTTCTCCATCTCTGACAACGCCTATCAGTACATGCTGACAG acCGGGAGAACCAGTCCATCCTCATCAC TGGAGAATCCGGAGCTGGCAAGACTGTTAACACCAAGAGGGTCATCCAATATTTTGCTGTCATTGCTGCCATTGGGGACCGCAGCAAGAAGGACCAGACCCCAGGCAAG GGCACTCTGGAAGATCAAATCATCCAAGCCAACCCTGCTCTGGAGGCCTTTGGCAATGCCAAGACAGTGCGGAACGATAATTCCTCTCGATTT GGGAAATTCATTCGAATCCATTTTGGGGCAACTGGAAAGTTGGCATCTGCAGACATAGAGACCT ACCTTCTGGAAAAATCCAGGGTTATTTTCCAGCTGAAAGCAGAAAGAGATTATCATATTTTCTACCAAATCCTGTCTAATAAAAAGCCTGAGCTTCTAG ACATGCTGCTGATCACCAACAATCCCTACGACTATGCATTCATCTCCCAAGGAGAGACAACTGTGGCCTCAATTGATGACTCTGAAGAGCTCATGGCCACTGAT AGCGCCTTTGATGTGCTGGgcttcacaccagaagagaagAACTCCATTTACAAGCTGACCGGCGCCATCATGCATTTTGGAAACATGAAGTTCAAACAGAAACAGAGGGAGGAGCAGGCGGAGCCAGACGGCACCGAAG AGGCTGATAAGTCAGCCTACCTCATGGGGCTGAACTCAGCGGACCTGCTTAAGGGGCTGTGCCACCCACGAGTCAAAGTGGGCAACGAGTACGTCACCAAGGGGCAGAATGTCCAGCAG GTGTCATATGCCATCGGGGCGCTGGCCAAGTCAGTGTACGAGAAGATGTTCAACTGGATGGTGACCCGCATCAACGCCACCCTGGAGACCAAGCAGCCACGCCAGTACTTCATAGGTGTCCTGGACATCGCTGGCTTTGAGATCTTCGAT TTCAACAGCTTCGAGCAGCTGTGCATCAACTTCACCAACGAGAAGCTGCAGCAGTTCTTCAACCACCACATGTTcgtgctggagcaggaggagtACAAGAAGGAAGGCATCGAGTGGACGTTCATCGACTTCGGCATGGACCTGCAGGCGTGCATTGACCTCATTGAGAAG CCCATGGGCATCATGTCCATCCTGGAGGAGGAGTGCATGTTCCCCAAGGCCACAGACATGACCTTCAAGGCCAAGCTGTACGACAACCACCTGGGCAAGTCCAACAACTTCCAGAAGCCCCGCAACATCAAGGGGAAGCAGGAAGCCCACTTCTCTTTGATACACTACGCCGGCACCGTGGACTACAACATCCTGGGCTGGCTACAGAAAAACAAGGACCCGCTCAATGAGACAGTGGTGGGCTTGTACCAGAAGTCTTCCCTCAAGCTGCTCAGCAATCTATTTGCCAACTATGCTGGAGCTGATGCAC CTGTGGACAAGGGCAAAGGCAAGGCCAAGAAAGGCTCCTCCTTTCAGACTGTGTCCGCTCTGCACAGG GAGAATCTGAACAAACTTATGACAAACTTGCGCTCCACACACCCTCACTTCGTACGCTGCATCATCCCCAACGAGACAAAGTCCCCAG GGGTGATGGACAACCCCCTGGTCATGCACCAGCTGCGATGCAATGGCGTGCTGGAGGGCATCCGCATCTGCAGGAAGGGCTTCCCCAACCGCATTCTTTATGGGGACTTCCGGCAGAG gTATCGAATCCTGAACCCAGCAGCCATCCCTGAGGGGCAATTCATTGACAGCAGGAAAGGGGCTGAGAAGCTGCTGGGCTCCCTGGACATTGACCACAACCAGTACAAGTTTGGTCACACCAAg GTGTTCTTCAAGGCggggctgctggggctgctggagGAGATGCGGGATGAGAGGCTCAGCCGCATCATCACCCGAATCCAGGCCCAGTCCCGAGGTGTGCTTTCCAGAATGGAGTTCAAGAAGCTGCTGGAACGCAG AGACTCCCTGCTGATAATTCAGTGGAACATCCGGGCCTTCATGGGGGTCAAGAACTGGCCGTGGATGAAGCTCTACTTCAAGATCAAGCCACTGCTGAAGAGCGCGGAGACGGAGAAGGAGATGGCCACCATGAAGGAGGAGTTTGGGCGCGTGAAAGAAGCGCTGGAGAAGTCCGAGGCTCGCCGCAAGGAGCTGGAGGAGAAGATGGTGTCCCTGCTGCAGGAGAAAAACGACCTGCAGCTCCAAGTGCAGGCG GAACAAGATAACCTGGCCGACGCAGAGGAGCGCTGTGACCAGCTCATCAAGAACAAGATCCAGCTGGAGGCCAAGGTGAAGGAGATGACCGAGAGGctggaggacgaggaggagatGAACGCGGAGCTCACGGCCAAGAAGCGCAAGCTGGAAGACGAGTGCTCGGAGCTCAAGAGGGACATTGATGACCTGGAGCTGACGCTGGCCAaggtggagaaggagaagcaCGCCACGGAGAACAAG GTGAAAAACCTGACAGAGGAGATGGCTGGCCTGGACGAGATCATTGTCAAGCTGACAAAGGAGAAGAAAGCTCTGCAAGAGGCCCACCAGCAGGCCCTGGATGACCTTCAGGCCGAGGAAGACAAGGTCAACACACTGACCAAGGCCAAGGTCAAGCTGGAGCAGCAGGTGGATGAC CTGGAGGGGTCACTGGAACAGGAGAAGAAGGTGCGCATGGACCTGGAACGAGCCAAGCGGAAGCTGGAGGGCGACCTGAAGCTGACGCAGGAGAGCATCATGGACCTGGAGAACGACAAGCAGCAGCTGGACGAGCGACTTAAAAA AAAGGACTTTGAGTTAAATGCGCTCAACGCCAGGATTGAGGATGAGCAGGCCCTGGGCAGCCAACTGCAGAAGAAGCTCAAAGAGCTCCAG GCACGCATcgaggagctggaggaagagctggaggctGAGCGCACCGCCCGGGCCAAGGTGGAGAAGCTGCGCTCAGACCTGTCCCGGGAGCTCGAGGAGATCAGCGAGAGGCTGGAGGAGGCCGGCGGGGCCACGTCTGTGCAGATCGAGATGAACAAGAAGCGCGAGGCCGAGTTCCAGAAGATGCgcagggacctggaggaggcCACGCTGCAGCACGAGGCCACGGCCGCGGCCCTGCGCAAGAAGCACGCGGACAGCGTGGCGGAGCTGGGCGAGCAGATCGACAACCTGCAGCGCGTCAAGCAGaagctggagaaagagaagagcgaGTTCAAGCTGGAGCTGGATGACGTCACCTCCAACATGGAGCAGATCATCAAGGCCAAG GCTAATCTAGAGAAGATGTGCCGGACCTTGGAAGACCAGATGAATGAGCACCGTAGCAAGGCGGAGGAGACGCAGCGTTCTGTCAATGACCTCACCAGCCAGCGGGCTAAGCTGCAGACAGAGAATG GGGAGCTGTCCCGGCAGCTGGATGAGAAGGAGGCGCTGATCTCTCAGCTGACCCGAGGCAAGCTCACCTACACCCAGCAGCTGGAGGACCTCAAGAGGCAGCTGGAGGAAGAAGTCAAG GCCAAGAATGCCCTGGCCCACGCCCTGCAGTCAGCCCGGCATGACTGTGACCTGCTGCGGGAACAGTACGAGGAGGAGACGGAGGCCAAGGCCGAGCTCCAGCGCGTCCTGTCCAAGGCCAACTCAGAGGTGGCCCAGTGGAGGACCAAGTATGAGACGGACGCCATACAGAGGacggaggagctggaggaagccAA GAAAAAGCTGGCTCAGAGGCTTCAGGACGCAGAGGAGGCCGTGGAGGCTGTCAACGCCAAGTGCTCCTCCCTGGAGAAGACCAAGCACAGGCTGCAGAACGAGATCGAGGACCTGATGGTGGACGTGGAGCGCTCCaatgccgccgccgccgccttggACAAGAAGCAGAGGAACTTTGACAAG ATCCTGGCCGAGTGGAAGCAGAAGTATGAGGAGTCGCAGTCAGAGCTGGAGTCCTCCCAGAAGGAGGCGCGCTCCCTGAGCACGGAGCTCTTCAAGCTCAAGAATGCCTATGAGGAGTCTCTGGAGCACCTGGAGACCTTCAAGAGGGAGAACAAGAACCTCCAGG AGGAGATCTCGGACCTGACGGAGCAGCTGGGCTCCACTGGAAAGAGCATCCATGAACTGGAGAAGATCCGAAAGCAACTGGAGGCCGAGAAGCTGGAGCTACAGTCCGCGCTGGAAGAGGCTGAG GCCTCCCTGGAGCACGAGGAGGGCAAGATCCTCCGCGCCCAGCTGGAGTTCAACCAGATCAAGGCAGAGATGGAGCGGAAGCTGGCCGAGAAGGACGAGGAGATGGAGCAGGCCAAGCGCAACCACCTGCGGGTGGTGGACTCCCTGCAGACCTCCCTGGACGCCGAGACGCGCAGCCGCAATGAGGCCCTGCGGgtgaagaagaagatggagggcgACCTCAACGAGATGGAGATCCAGCTCAGTCATGCCAACCGCATGGCTGCTGAGGCCCAGAAACAAGTGAAGAGCCTCCAGAGTTTGCTGAAG GACACTCAGATTCAGCTGGATGACGCCGTCCGTGCCAATGACGACCTGAAGGAGAACATCGCCATCGTCGAGCGGCGCAACAACCTGCTGCAGGCGGAGCTGGAGGAGCTGCGTGCCGTGGTGGAGCAGACGGAGCGGTCTCGGAAGCTGGCTGAGCAGGAACTGATCGAGACCAGCGAGCGCGTGCAGCTGCTGCACTCGCAG AATACCAGCCTCATtaaccagaagaagaagatggaggcagaCCTGTCCCAGCTCCAGACTGAGGTGGAGGAGGCGGTGCAGGAGTGCAGGAACGCAGAGGAGAAGGCCAAGAAAGCCATCACAGAT